The genomic DNA CTCTAAACGGACATGGAGGGACGGTAAGACCACTTGTGGCGCATCCCAGCGAAGTGTCAAGGAATCCTCGCTCCTTTAGGACGAGGAGGTATGTCAATACTAACTAGGTTCAAAGAATTCAATTTCAATGCGATCGCCTACTTGTAAATTTAGCTCTGTAGCTCTTTTTGCTCTCAGTTCAATGACTTGATCTATGGGTACATCGGGTCCATAGGTAGGACAGGGTTCACTTTTGCAGGGAGGTGCAGAATTTTCAATATATTTGATCACTCCTTTGTGCAGAAATACCATATCTAAAGCTACGGGTACATTCTTCATCCAAAATCTCACAGGTTGAGCGGAGGGAAATACAAATAACATTCCTCTGTCACCTGGTAAAGCTGGCCGATACATCAACCCCATCATCTGCTGCTCTGGTGTTTCTGCTACTTCTAGGTTGATTTTCTCACCTTGGGGAAGGATAGCTTGAGCGGAAATTGGCAAGTTTTGACCTTTTTCTGTGGATATTATGATTGGATCTGTTGATGTGTTGTTTGGTTCAGCTGTGGTGGGAGGAGAACAACCCATTAATAAAACACTCAGTAGTAAACAAAATAAGGTTGAGTAACGCAACATATGGGTTGATCAAGGAGTTTTTCTAATTTAGATTTCGATTTTACAGAAATTTCTCAAAAATAGCCCGTTATTCAAAAAAATTATTTTTTAGTCCTGAATTCTGACCTAAAAAGGCCTGTATTCAATGGAGAAGTATAGACCATTTTCTTGTAAAGAATTTCCGGTTTTATCTACTTTAAGTAAGGGAATACCCCAGTCAAATCTGGCATTAAAGTTTTGACCTACTAATAAGCGTAATCCTAAACCAAGTGAAGATAAGGTTTTTTGGTCAATTTCTACATCAGAGCTAGAGTGATTCCAAACAGTGCCTATGTCAAAAAAGGGACTTAATTCTACTGTGGTTTGCCATTTGGGAACACGCAAAATGGGGGTGCGAAGTTCTGCGGATGCAAATAAACCATTATCTGCTAATAAGGAATCCTGACGATAACCACGGACACTTTGTTGACCACCTGCGCTAAATTGCTCTAATGCTAGTAAGGGGCGATCGCTCAGTTGTATATCTGATCTTAATAGTAATGTTAAGTCTGGTGTTAGTAAGCGTAAATACTGGGTTTGTCCACGCCATCCTATAAACTGACCATCGGGTTCTGTACTATTATTTGTCGCATTAAAGGCATTGATCCCGACGCTAAATTGCGATCGCATCGCAAATACTTGCCGACTGTCTCGCTTTGTATATTCCTGAAAAAAGCGCAGTGCGGAAATTCTCACTTCCCCTTGATCATTTGCACCGAGGGAGAGAGGATAAGGTTCATCTAATAATGATGTTTCTGACTCTTGTCTTGAACCTGTGACACCGACTATAAATTCTTGGGTAGGACTTTGGTGCAGAGGTTGACGATAGGTAATTTGATAGTTACGTGATGCTGATTGAATATCTAAAACATTAAAAGGTGCTTCGATAATATTTGTTTTGGTACGACTGTAGTTAAAACCGATAGTACCGTTTTTGGCATTAATGGGGAATGTGTAACTGAGATTATCTAAGGAGTTACTACCATCGGTATTAATATAACCAACACGAAAGCGATCGCCAAATCCTAATAAATTATTGTGATTAATTTGTAATTGACGACGTACACTTCCAACGCTAGGCGATCGCTGATTATCAATACTTATCTGTCCAGAAAAAGCATCTGCTTCCTGTACTTTAACGTCCAATATACTGACACCAGTTCGAGAACCCGCCGCTAATTCTGCTGATAAATTAGCAATTAAAGGATCAAGTTGTAACAGTTGCAAAGCTTGGAGTAAGCGATTTTGCTCCACAGGTGCTTTTGTTGCTAATGCTAATCTACTACGAATGTAACTAGGTCTTAATCTATTCAACCCAGATATATTAATTTCTGCAATTTCTCCTTCAATTACTTGAATTTTTACCACCCCATCTTTTATATTTTGGGGAGGAATAAAAGCACCTGAAGTAATATAACCGCTCTCTATATATAGTTGATTAATAACTTCTTTAGCTTGTAATAATTCAGCAAAGGAAAGAGATTTATTAGTAAAATCTTTCAGTTTATTTGTAAATTCTTCTTGACTAAAAACCGTACTTCCAATTACCTCAAACTTTACCACTGTAATTGTGCCGGGAATATCTCCTATTGATGGTTGAGGAGTTGTAGGTGTTGTTTCTGGTTGAGGAAGTAATTCTTCCAGGGGTGGTAATGGTTTTTCTGGTAGAGGTTCACGATTAGGTAATACTGGCGGTTGTATTTCTGTTTCTCTTATTCGATCAGGTGTTTGTGTAATATTTTGGGTAATTATTTGAGCATTAGCTGGTAATAGCAAACTACCCAGAATAAGCTTATTTAATAAAATATAACAAATATATTTTTTCGACTTTTGATTATTAATTATCATGAGTTTATCTTCCAATTTTATATACACCCCTTAACTGAGAGATGAAAAATTATGTTGATCACATAAATATCCGAAATTTATGAAGTATTACCACTGTAATGTAGCAGTAAATATAACTAAAATCTACTAATACAATAGGTGATTTTTGTAACTATTGTCAAGACTTTTAAATAGTATTTTTTTTAAATATAAAAATTATTGTTAAAGAATTTTGAAAGAATTTATTTATATATAGCAATGGACAAGGCGGTTAGGACATTAAGCAAAACTAAAACTTAGACACTGAAAGACTTCTAGGTCTGTCACCTGTTCCCTGTCACCTGTTCCCTGTCACCTACCATAACAGATGCTTCTAGCATTTTTATTGTGCCATAATCAGCATCTATTTCTACCTTTAAACCTACAGGAATTGTAAATTTATCTTTGACATGACCAATCATAGAACCATACCAAGCCGGAATATTTAAAGGTTGAATATGTTGTTGTAATATTTGCTTTAATGTAAATGATGGTTGTTCTGAAACTTGACAATTGGTACATTGTCCAAAGATAAAACCAGAAATTTGATTGAGAATACCAGCATTTTTTAATTGTGTTAACATTCTATCTATTCGATAAACATCTTCACCGATATCTTCCACAAATAAAATGTTATTATGCCATGATGGTAAATAAGCAGAACCAATCATAGCGGCTATAACTGATAAATTCCCCCCAATTAATTTACCTTGTGCTTGACCTGGAGTAATTTTTTCGATGTTTCCTTCTGGGGTGGAACTATTTTCCATTGTTAATAATTCCCCATCAAATAAAATTCTTTGAAAGTAATCAACTGTAAATTTATTCCACGTGGAAGTAGCAACACCACCATGAAAAGTAATTAAGCGACTACGAGCATTAATAGCTAATAATAAAGAAGTAATATCACTGTAGCCAATGATAATTTTAGGATAAGAACGGATGAGAGAATAATTTAGTAAAGGTAAAAGGCGATTACAACCCCAACCCCCACGCATAGCCATAATTGCTTTAACAGATGGATCTGTAAACATCAAGTGAATATCTTTAGTACGGTTGATATCCGTTCCTGCTAGATAACCATGACGATCTAAAATATGTGTTCCTATCTTAATATTTAGTCCTAATTTTTGAAAAGTTTCCTTGGCATTTTCAATATCTTGATTTTCAATGATCCCAGCAGGAGAAATTAAGCCGATGGTATCACCTATTTTAAGTCGTGGTGGTTTAATTATGGTCAGTGGTGAAATCGTATTTTGAGCTATAGTTGGAGCAATTTGGGTTAGTAGGCTAGATACTCCTAAAGTAGTGATAAATTGACGACGATTTATATTCATAAGATTAATGACTACTAAAAACTATGGCTTCATATATTTGTAAATATGTAAAATTATTTAACTGTCTCATATAGCGATAAAGTAGAGGATGAAAAGTTAAGAAAATTTACTTATGGCACTTAAACGCTTTATTATAGAAATGGGAATGGGAGTAGATCAACATGGACAAGAACCAACAGTAGCAGCAGCAAGAGCAGTCAGAAATGCGATCGCTAACAATGCCTTATTAGGTATTATGGAGGTAGCAGGGTTACAAGATCCCAATGAGATGATAGTAGAAGTGAAAGTAGCTGTACCATACCCCGAACAAGTAAGAGAAGCAGAAGTATTATCTGTTTTACCATTCGGGAAAAAAACCCTAACTGTAGAAGTTGGAGGAATGGTAGTGGATGGGTTAGCGATCGCCTCTCTCAATGACAAAAATGATGAAATGTTGATAGCAGTTGCAGCAGTGACAGTGTTAGTTGAAACCAAAGAAAATTAAGATAATTTAATTATAAATTATGGAAAACATATTTCAAAACCTCACCTGTTTTCAATTCTATTGATTAACATTGATTTTCTGCGTTAAACTAGGTATGTTCGGATAAATATTAGGATGTATTGGGATTATCTCTGGCAGTAAATTCAGTAAAACAACTACCTTCATAACTCCAGTGCAATGTCTCAAGAACCAAAGAAATCAATCCAAATTCAAGAAATTATCGGACTCAAACCTCAACACTTCGCAGATTTAATCAGAACAGCACAATTAATTTTTGACCCCTGTTCTGGAACAGTAGGTAGAAGTTTAAAAATAGATTGGGGAGACTTAGGTGTTCCGGTTGATGTAGTGGATAATCTCAAAGAACTCGGACAAGAATATCAATATGCTTCTCCTCACATTCCTCCTGAAGAAATCTGGAGTAAATTAACCACAGAATCACGCATTTGGTTCATTGAAAACAAAGATAATTTATGGCGGTTTGAAGAAATTCTCCCTGCACTTGACGAAGATTAACAGCTTTCTAGAGCATCAATACTACCTGGGTTATTACCCAGTGAAAATAATTTGCTGGATAGGGGAAAAGGTTAAATTAATTACCATTTTCCTTTATTCTTTTATCAAGTTTTACTAGGAGGATGTTTTACCAAAAGATTAATTACTAAATACCAATTATTTATTATTAATTACCAATTACTAGCCATAGTTAAATATTAAATATATGCCAATCTGAGTTATTTTATCTGAATTGCACGATTTTCCACCCTGTGTATTACAATTAAGTTAAATAAGCACCTGAAAAAAACAGTTAATAACAAGGTAGTCTATATTCAAATGTTTGATGGATTTTGGGATAACGTATTTCGCTACCCTCGTTACTTGATCACTATCGTCTTAGGTCTTTTTCTAAATACCTTTGAACCATTCATGCCACTCTTGAAACGCCCAGTTACTTTGATAGCTATTTTGGGTTTGTTTGTGGGAAGTATATTTTTTTTAACGTTTACTCTCCGCGCTATGTTGGGATTAAATACAATCTAGGTACAATACCGTTAAAATCTGGATTGGGCTTAACCATAATTTAACCCCGCTGACTGTTGCTGTTGCTGGTTTTAATAACCGCAAGCACTGTTCACCTAAATTTGCATTCGTATCTTATTGTACAAACTCTGTGAGAAGGCGGAATTTATATGGCTACAAATCGCCGCGTTTCCCGCGTTGCTGAACTAATTAAACGAGAAGTTAGCCAAATGTTACTCAACGGTATTAAAGACGACCGTGTGGGGACAGGAATGGTAAGTGTCACTGACGTAGATGTTTCTGGTGACTTACAACACGCGAAAATCTTTGTCAGTATCTATGGGACAGAGGAAGCTAAAGCTGAAACAATGGCTGGTTTGAAGTCGGCTACTGGTTATGTTCGTAGTGAACTGGGTTCTAGGGTAAGGCTGCGCCGTACTCCAGAAGTGATATTTGTTGAAGATCGCTCTCTTGAAAGAGGTACTAAGCTTCTGAGCTTATTAAACCAACTCCAACAAGAGCGTTCTTCAGGAAGCATGGAAGAAAATGAGGAAGATTTTCCTGAATAAGTAAAGTTACTTATTTTAAACTTTGTATGTATTGTAGTAGGGGTAAGGCCTAACGCTCAACCTCT from Okeanomitos corallinicola TIOX110 includes the following:
- a CDS encoding DUF192 domain-containing protein encodes the protein MLRYSTLFCLLLSVLLMGCSPPTTAEPNNTSTDPIIISTEKGQNLPISAQAILPQGEKINLEVAETPEQQMMGLMYRPALPGDRGMLFVFPSAQPVRFWMKNVPVALDMVFLHKGVIKYIENSAPPCKSEPCPTYGPDVPIDQVIELRAKRATELNLQVGDRIEIEFFEPS
- a CDS encoding ShlB/FhaC/HecB family hemolysin secretion/activation protein, yielding MIINNQKSKKYICYILLNKLILGSLLLPANAQIITQNITQTPDRIRETEIQPPVLPNREPLPEKPLPPLEELLPQPETTPTTPQPSIGDIPGTITVVKFEVIGSTVFSQEEFTNKLKDFTNKSLSFAELLQAKEVINQLYIESGYITSGAFIPPQNIKDGVVKIQVIEGEIAEINISGLNRLRPSYIRSRLALATKAPVEQNRLLQALQLLQLDPLIANLSAELAAGSRTGVSILDVKVQEADAFSGQISIDNQRSPSVGSVRRQLQINHNNLLGFGDRFRVGYINTDGSNSLDNLSYTFPINAKNGTIGFNYSRTKTNIIEAPFNVLDIQSASRNYQITYRQPLHQSPTQEFIVGVTGSRQESETSLLDEPYPLSLGANDQGEVRISALRFFQEYTKRDSRQVFAMRSQFSVGINAFNATNNSTEPDGQFIGWRGQTQYLRLLTPDLTLLLRSDIQLSDRPLLALEQFSAGGQQSVRGYRQDSLLADNGLFASAELRTPILRVPKWQTTVELSPFFDIGTVWNHSSSDVEIDQKTLSSLGLGLRLLVGQNFNARFDWGIPLLKVDKTGNSLQENGLYFSIEYRPF
- a CDS encoding LD-carboxypeptidase, whose product is MNINRRQFITTLGVSSLLTQIAPTIAQNTISPLTIIKPPRLKIGDTIGLISPAGIIENQDIENAKETFQKLGLNIKIGTHILDRHGYLAGTDINRTKDIHLMFTDPSVKAIMAMRGGWGCNRLLPLLNYSLIRSYPKIIIGYSDITSLLLAINARSRLITFHGGVATSTWNKFTVDYFQRILFDGELLTMENSSTPEGNIEKITPGQAQGKLIGGNLSVIAAMIGSAYLPSWHNNILFVEDIGEDVYRIDRMLTQLKNAGILNQISGFIFGQCTNCQVSEQPSFTLKQILQQHIQPLNIPAWYGSMIGHVKDKFTIPVGLKVEIDADYGTIKMLEASVMVGDREQVTGNR
- a CDS encoding Lin0512 family protein, whose product is MALKRFIIEMGMGVDQHGQEPTVAAARAVRNAIANNALLGIMEVAGLQDPNEMIVEVKVAVPYPEQVREAEVLSVLPFGKKTLTVEVGGMVVDGLAIASLNDKNDEMLIAVAAVTVLVETKEN
- a CDS encoding DUF751 family protein, yielding MFDGFWDNVFRYPRYLITIVLGLFLNTFEPFMPLLKRPVTLIAILGLFVGSIFFLTFTLRAMLGLNTI
- the rbfA gene encoding 30S ribosome-binding factor RbfA yields the protein MATNRRVSRVAELIKREVSQMLLNGIKDDRVGTGMVSVTDVDVSGDLQHAKIFVSIYGTEEAKAETMAGLKSATGYVRSELGSRVRLRRTPEVIFVEDRSLERGTKLLSLLNQLQQERSSGSMEENEEDFPE